The Cynocephalus volans isolate mCynVol1 chromosome 1, mCynVol1.pri, whole genome shotgun sequence region AGAATTTTGCATCTATCCTATTGAGAAATATTTACTTACAATTTTCCTTGCAGATGGCATCAGTATCTGAGATTTTGCTAACTTCAAAAAAGTATGGaagtgttccttttttttcttatttactaaaAGAGAAACTATTAAGAACTCATCAGTGAAACCATCTGtcctcatatttatatttttgggaAGGTTTTTAAATCATGGATACAATTTCTAAATGAGATATAGAACTacccagatttttattttccttggatCCTTTTTTATAAGTTTAATTTAATAAGTCAATATGTATTTGAGGCTAGaattaaatgacttttttctgtgtgttttttgggctatgaaatattttaagcatacACAACACAAGAACGAGCAAATATTATAACATACATCATACACCCATCTCCTAGATTTAACaagtgttaatattttaatataaatccttcatgtttgttttctcaagtgttctaaaataatttacacgtaaagtaaatttttttcttattattttgctttGAAATTATCAAGATAATTTTAATGAATAGTGAATTACAAAACTAAACTGAAGTTTGATTGTTAGCACAGAAGCCTCTTTAATCTTTAAACACAGAATTTCTATGTTTGCCtggagaagaaaatatagatatttatagTAAGGatgagaagcagaagaaagaagacagagaaggaggtaaagaaaagaagatgaagaagaggaaaagaagaggaggaagggataagggaaagaataaaggaagcaggaggaggagataattattaaataaaatatataggtaAATTTcttcaatataaaaagaaaatattgccaTGGTTGATGATTATATTAATGTATCACATCAAACTTATTGTGATAAAAAGATTGAAGcccaaaaaatatttactatatcaGAAAAAGTTTATTATTAGATATTGAGAAGCAAAACTTTACTACAGTGTAATGACTCTCCATGTAGTATAGAAGCAGATCTCTgatgaacatcactaatcaaacACCAACATCTAGTTCATCAAGTTTTCTTCACGTTATTGTCAGAAACAAGGTGGTCCAGATAGCAGTTTAATTATCAAGACAGGATAAGAAAAGCAGGCCGGTCACGAAATAAAGTTTTCTGAAAGAATCAGGGTCTCACAGATGACTAAATCCACAAACTgcaaattttcaagtatttattcagTAGAAGCCAGAAGACCAGTATCTCCCACAGCAAGATGGGCGGCAACAACCATATCCGTATCCTCCGTAATATGATGGGCGATAACAGCCATATCCGTAGCCTCCACAGCCATAGCCGTAGCCCAGGCCACTGACGCCTCCACAGCCATAGCCGAGGCCTCCGTAGTAGCTGCCGTAGTAGCTCATGATGTAAGGGCTGGCGAGTTTGGTTTGCTGTTGCAGATCAGTTTTGTGAGTGCAACAGCACAGGGACATTTATATACCCTGTGAGGGGTATGAAAAGCCACACCTCCAAACGTCACCCATCAGAACACATTACTTGGAAACTATGCCAGCTATCCTGTTTCCTAACACCCAACTATGTCTCCCAGTTGTTTATGTAACTAGCTATTTATAGGTTACGCAACATGTTTGATTTTCTGCTTCATTTGGAgtcttagaaaaatattttgtctgtAATCAAATGCTGTTGTGTTTATAGTCCCCACACGTTTGAGTTTATGAGTTTCAAACTCCATAAACAATCCTTCAAATTGCATCACATGAGATTACATTTACCCTTTAATCTCACTCTTTTCCTTAACATTCCATGTTTGCCGACTTTTTTCAAAGCCAATGGTGTTATCTCTATTCTGCCAAGAATTCATTTCAGTTTAACCATAATTGTTCCCTGAAATGTTATTCCTATAAAAATAATGGTAATCAACAATGATATATGTCTTAATACAACGTGCTTTTAAAGTCAGCTAGAAACATATTTGGTAGTGCAATGATGatactgtatttaatttttgaaagagcCACAAAATGCTGTTAAAGGAATTTCTCAAGCTTCATGTCTCATGGAAAGTCAGCCCACTTGATAGATACCATTGGAGATGACAATGAGAAAGGTCCTGCTAATCCCTTACAAACAGCTCTCTGcccataaatacatttttattccaaATTCTAAATTCCATACTATCATAAGATCATATAATTATAGAACTAAAGAGACTTGAGACATACTTTATTTCAATGTCCTTCTTTTTACCAACAAAAAGAGTAAAGTAATtcagagagaaaagcagaattATGCAACAACGATGTTTAGTGGAAGGTCATGACTAAAACCTAAATGCTTTAATACTTGGTCTTAGTTCAGTGTGTAAATTTGAATTTAAGGCAGGTTGGggagttttttttcccccacaatgTACAATTGTCTTATTCCTTTTGTTTATTACATTGTTTATTCTCAACATGATTATAAATAAGTGCAAATGACATGAAACCAGTTAACATGTATGCTCACCTacttatgcttttttttaaaaaggctcaaAGTAATTGAATATTACAAAGAGTATAGATGATGACTGAACTTCGTTTATACTTATTAATTTGCTTTCTTTACCAATTTATTAAGAGTACAATATAATTAGGTGCTTATGTATTTCTATATTGATGGTGTTTTGCAATCTACAAATTAAAGGGACTTATTAGTGGTAAAGGATTGTTCTACTTAAATTTGCTTCAATGGGAAGAATTTAGATTCAAtgcaaagtaaatttttaaaaaagaagaatatcGTCTTTAGTACTTGTTATGACCTAGATAAAGCCAGATATTTTTGTTTGATAGGGGCAATATTATTATCAATAATAGAGGATCTCAAAAGATCCAACATAGGAATTACCTCCTAtgctttctctattttatttgattattgaAAGTGAAGCCAATCTGGAGCCCTAAATTTGCCTGTACATGAAATATGAAATCCTCTCTTTCTCATACCACACAGCCCCCAATCCAGCACAGAAGGAAATACACTCTCACTCAGCCACCTCAGGACTCATTCTGGTGTCTGTAGAAAAGGAACTTTTCACAGTGTTTTATCTTTCTGAGATATCAGTGCATCCAAATTTCAAGATTTTGACAAATATCTGTATTAAGAACTCCTTTTATTCTTCtaacaattctttattttttctgtgatcTGTGTATATTTTTACCTGCCCATCTGCTATTCAAAGTGGAGTCACATTTATTACGtgactgatttctttttctattttgacCTGTCAGTATTGAACTTTTTAAATGATTCCTAAAAGTCACAAAATAACTCGTGTTTGTTGTAAAGATTTGAGGCAATATACATTTATGAAGTAAAAACTGAAAAAGCAGTTCTTCTTTCCTCCATGTCTCCTTTTAGATTTTTTCCATATGCATATCCACATATATATTTCCATGTGAATTTAAATCTATGCTATTGTCCTCTTTGTTCTACTAGACCAGAATTAAACTAGACTAGAGGTGTTCTAAAACTTGCATCTTTGCAGTAAATAAAATGAGCAAAACCcttaaaaaaatatgtgtattcaCATAAGAGTCAGCCTTATTCTACGGTTGTGAAACAACTGTGAAAAAAACCAAGCAGTCAAATAGAAACTTCAAGGGGTAAAGAAAAAGATCCATTTTCCCAGAAATGTCTTTCAACTCAGTAGACTCTGGACATCAGCCAGTTTGATGAGGTAGTAATCTGTAAGCTTTACTTTCCTCATTATTGTACTCCCAGTGACTGCAAAATGAATTTAAGAACTTCCAAACAACTTATAAATTagtacagaatattttcattggcaatccagaaaaagaaattttttggaTGATTCTCTATGGACAGCACATACGTAAATGATGCATTGATTGGCAAACAACTACATAAGATGATTGTAGACTTCATCTGTacaattcacatttttatttttaaagtaaacaaagaTAACAGATAATATTTACTGATTGATTAATATGGACCAGGCACTGTCTGGAGCcctttatatgtattaaattcAAACTCAAAGCAATCCATTTTTGTACTATAAATGACCTACTTAGTTACTTGCAGAAAGTCACACAAATAATTTGTGGCTGAGCTGATATTCAAACCCAGATTTCTGGCTCAAGAGCCTGTGCTTTTGTATACTATGCAATGCTTTCTCTACTTCAAGTAAGATTAAAATAGTTTGGTCTTCAGAAAAACATAACTTCAGAAAAGAATATGTaacttttaaataagaaatacttaaattatttaagaaaaatattactttaaaaaaatgaaaataaatgttttaactatttttttaaaaatctagtagcctttaaaaaacaaacatgctACTCATAATTTAACCTTTCTTGATTATTTAGTACTCCCCCTCATGAGTATGGGTTAATGTaatcctgaattttaaaatatccatggAAGTTATTAGTCTGCTGAAGGCAGCCTGTGCATCCTTTTAGTGGTTAATATATTTCTCATTAAAACCTATGACcaccaaaataatgtttttctggTAAAATTGGTTATACAAATTTAATCTTCTTTAGACTTCTAATAGTTACCAAATGTGGCACTGAGTCATCAAAGTTCTCTCTCTTCAATTTCATATCCTCACTTCCAGCAATTCATTGATAATCGcgactattatttttttattgtagttaCCACCTACGAAATGGGAAAAGATTCCCAGGCTGTCtaactccacctttcaatttctaGTTTCTAAATGGATCTACAattaaaatgttgaatgaatagatgTCTATTAGAGAAACTTGCATCTGGTGATCGGTAATGGAGAAGTGGGCTGGCCTAGAgcacacagactaatacaaataatACACCCCAACACACTCTAAGTCCTCTCTGTctgtcctttatttttatttatttattttgctactaAGCTCAGGCAGCATCTTTTGGGGGAATTTTCACTTACCATATAAGACTTGATTAGATTCCCCCCGTAAGGTACCGTTGTACCTAATATATATGTTTCTTAAAAGTTAACACAGAGAATTGTAattattatatgtattatctGTAAGCTCATCAAGATCCCATAAAACTTTTTGTGTCTTCTACGTCAGCTACTTATTATAAATCAGGCACAATATGATGGTACACTACTCTTGGGTGGATTGGAAATAAATGCATGATTTAATCATCATGGAAGGCATCAGCCACCATGGCATTACCAAGCATAGCCAAACTGAGTAAGCTGGGGCTCTAGTTGACACCAACAGCACAGCTATTTTCCTTTTGATGTTGCCCAAGCTCAGATCATCTAACaatatgggttttttaaaatgtagactaatatataattattttgtaaaacttgTAGAAACTTTAGTATTGGTCCCTTGAACCTGTACTGCGTGTGACATGCTGCATCTCATGTCTACTATTTGTTATTAATATCTGTTTCTACTGTTTTATAAGGTCAGTAGCTGAAAGCAATCATTGCCAATATTTTCAGTAATACAAACAGAAATATTACTTGTCATAATAATTCTAtattcttgaaggaaattaaatgtAGCATCTTTAAGGgatgtttttccctttttctccggAATCcaggtatttctttctttgaacAGTTTGGTTTATAGAATCCAATACTAAAGATACTGCTGTTCTAAATTAATATGTAAGTGGATCAAATGTTGACCTATTTTGTGGTCGAGCCTAAATGCAATTGTCTTTTAAAAcctgtaatttattttaagagCATTCTAAGAATGTTGACAAGTGGAAAAAAGTTCTTCAGAGAAGACAAAAAAGTTCTATGCAATCTCCATTTGTGCAAGGTTTTATCcttagtttaaaaacaaaacaaaaaaaattgagcaCAAGGTAAAGACACCAACTGTAGGTGCAAACAATAGGTGAACCAAGCAGCCAAGGACAATGCAGTCACCTCAGGAAGCCTAGAAATAGAAATGATCATCAGACACACACATATCATAGCCTGGGACTTTCGGCTCTTGAAACAAAATCATAAACTGGGTTACATACATATAAGTAGTATAATTATCAAGGGGGTAAAATTAATTAAGGTAGGAAAAAGTCTTTAAGCTTTTTAGGACATTTTGAGTAACAGCTTTTTATAGTATGACAACCAACTACTTGGGTACATATTTTAAGGGCATACTGAGCCATGTACCTAAATGGTAAAGTAGAATTCTGGACATATGAAAACAAGAATGACAACTTAGTTAACCAACTGCTATATGTTTCTGAAGGCTGTTTGAGCTCCTTCAACTGTCATTTAAATGAGGCCAAAGGGCAGGCACAATAGAAGAAATCCATTGAAGACAAGCTTCCAGCAATGCAACAGAGTTGTATTTTGCTTGGAAAGAGCAAAGGACAGCATGACTTAGATTGCAACAGTGGTAAATGGTGCAATAATGTGACATAATGATCCCACCATGAAGATGTGAGACTAGTAAAGAGTAGCTGCTGCTGTATCAACATAGTTCTaacaaaatgtgaaaagaatTGTTGGACATTATTTCTACCCTCATGGTTACATAGGATTATAGGTATAGCACCATTATCAGGAGATTTTCACAaagcacacagacacatgcataaACTCACACACAATGTTCGTGCCTATGAAAAGCCTATTTATGAGGAGTAGAAAAGACAACTACGACACATTTAAAATGCCAAAGTAAGTTTAATGTAAAGTGAATTTTCACATTTCCCACATGAAAAATTTGGAATGGAAATTGTGCCAAAAATATGTTTCCCAAAGGGAAATCATTATCCAAACTATAAATCCCtttgaaattgaaattataagtccagatgattttttaaagttagtcGTGATGTGCTGAAATCTGAAGATCTATCACAGTTACCTAGCATTGGCTAATCATTATTTAATTTGAGGGAGTCACTGATGGAATGAAGTGTTCAGAAGGTAGAAACAGGAAACGAAAATTAGCTTGAAGTCCTCAGTCTCATGAAAGTTTTCTCAGTAGAAGCCAGATCACCACCAGTATCTTCCATAGCAACATGGGCGGTAGGGGTAGCAGTCGTATCCAAAGCCTCCATAGCCAGAGTCATAGCTACACCGAAGAGCTGGGTGACAGCCATAGCCACAGCCCAGGCCTCCAAGGCCGTAGCCCAGGCCTCCAAGGCCGTAGCCCAGACCTCCATAGTAGTTGCCGTAGTAATAGCTCATGGTGTCAAGAGCAGAGGACTTAGTTGAGAGCAAAGTACTTGCTTGCAGAATGTGAATTTCTCTGCTTCCACAGGCCCTTTTATACAGCCTTCATAATAGGTGCAGAAAACCACAAGCAATCATGGTCTCGTATTTTGTCAAGTAATATGTATAAAAACTATCTCCCTAACACCTAATTTTTTGGAGGAGAGGCCCTCACACCCATTAATTTTGAAATTCCTTTACTGCGGCCTCTAAGTTCTTTAAGCTATATCATAtgactttaataatattttgtttaaaaaaattactgccATACTTAATATCTATAACCAAACATCATGGGTTTGTATAGCACGGAAACTGCACATACTATtaagctttcatttaaaaaatgtcattccTTTGAAGGCATAAAGCACAGTTGAACAGAGATTTCAGGTCACAATGAGCAGAATTTAGAGAGGTCTTATTGTGTTGTCACCAACATTGTCTTGACTTTTGTTTCTCTCCCCAATGTCCACATGAATACTGCTTTCTgttttgctttagtttttttaacaggattgatttttgtgttggATTCCAAAAAATGTGTTTAGGCTAATTGATGGCAGCATCATTCTCATTGGTTCATATGTTTTTATATGATTATATGGTATTCAGTTTTATGTGCATCAACATTTCTTTAGCGTGAGATATCTAAAATATGTTTGCTAGTAAAAAACAACTATGTATATAATTGTGTCTATGACACCTTCTATATGTGTTATATTTAACACAACAGATGTATATTCCAGGTGCATATagtaaaatgtatatattgaGTTGTATGTTTAGTATgctaatatgtaaaatatacctATCCTTGTGTTAATTAACTCCTCCTCATACTCTACTGATTTCTTGAATAGTTACTAATCATATTCTAGGTTCAACAAAGGACACAGCAAAAACCATGTATCCAATACTGCAAAGATCATGTGAAATATCAGTAATACAATGTGAAGAGTCagtgatattttatttctagacAAAAGATCataaaatgtgtgaaaataataaacaatgatACATTGTCATAGAGACCTACCTGACAAAATAGTCCAAGAGGTGCTTCATACagcttcacattttatttcttcattgacatataaaacatttaaagtgctatttttaattaacaaaagtataaatgtgctatttttattaataaaagcaTGAAATATTAATGAAGTACAAGAATAATACTaacttttgtaaaatatatttccatatcAGTCTATCTGTTCTTGTTAAGTGTAGAAAAAATTACCTTGGAGAAATTTACTGCTTTTATCATCCTTATCTAGTCATTGCCAATAGTAAAGAATGTGGCAGGAAAGTTCTGTTTACCCAGAAAAAGATCAAAGTCTTTATGAAATAGAATTATAAAAGGCAAAACACATTAGTTTTCTAAGGACAGAGATCTTAGAAATATCTGATATTAAATCTCTAGATCATTTCTCTGGACAAAACTTCAGTGCTGATAAtaattgaaaaagataaaaacataactttttattattaaataactcTGTGAACATTTTTCTATAGGAAAAGTAAAccattctttatttctatattgTCTGAGATGATTGCTTCAGCGTAAGAGTCCTGTTAAATGTTTGTATTCTTTTACTCACACGTCTTATCATCAATATAAAAAACATGCCTGTACTGTACTTTGCTAGTGAACACTGAAATAAGGCAAGAATTTTCATAATCTTTCTGCAGAGGATGTCAGTGGgcctggaaaagaaaatagaccTAGAAATGAATCAGTGAAATGTAAAtatcattataaaatttatatttattgtcacAAACttggaaaacacaagaaaatcaaATCACTGCCCAGTAGAGTAAAAAAAGTACAGTTAGATGGAtagttataaaataaacataacaagGCTAAAGGCTTTTATACAATACTAACAAAAGccctttagaaaatataattaaataatagctCATTTCCATTTCAATAATAATGTCAAACAAACAATTTAACAAGAAATGTGTGTAATATTGGTGAAGAAACTTATGGAAGGACATAAAAGACTAGAATGAATGAAGAGTTATGccatcagttttttttaaatgaggaaatacaaaaattatacaatctttcccattttaatttataaatgtgatAGTATCCAAATCAATACCACAGTATGacttttcaaaattatcttaatattttattgaaaaaataagatatattttcacattagacattaaaatataatttaaaaaacagcatggtaccattATTAGAATTAACAGTTTATTGGAATACAATAAACAGTCCAATTTATTGTTATgactgtttatttccttttattgaatttaaaatatacagaagggaatttaatttttagttatctttgtgttata contains the following coding sequences:
- the LOC134371132 gene encoding keratin-associated protein 19-6-like; translated protein: MSYYGSYYGGLGYGCGGVSGLGYGYGCGGYGYGCYRPSYYGGYGYGCCRPSCCGRYWSSGFY